The sequence GTTCTTGAAGTCGAAGACTGATGGCCTGATGGCTAAATTTCAAGTTTTTGGAGATGCACTCAAATGGGTGTTTCAAGGTGAAAATACTGTGGTAGTTAAGAGGTTACTTCATTTACTTCAAATAGCAGATCCAATAATGAGCCACAAGAAGGAGGATGAATCCAAGAAACAAAAGGCAGTATTGATATTAGGGGAAGAGGAAGCAGAAGGACTATTTGGAGGTACTATTGACCAAGAACTTGAACATGATTTCACAGATAACCCCATTCTTGAATTGCTGAAAGTGATCTTTCGTCTGGAGCTTTTCTGGACCGGTGATTCGAAGATGCCATCGGTGGAGGAGGCAATTCCAAAACTGGTAGCTGATATAGAAAAATGTGAGGAAGCATCGGGCAGGATAGAATTAGAGgtgcaaaatataaaaatctctGCATTCATTTTCCAACTTGACGAGTATGAAGCAATGGATTCAAAGATAAATGAACTGTGGAATCAAATCCAGGAATCAGAAAGGAACTAAACTCAGAACTGGATTTGCATAACATGTAgttaaaactatataattcTGACTACTTGTTCCATAATCAGTTTACATAATTTGCTCTGTGCATATACAGACTTAATTTCTTGTAGAACGGAATTTCTTTTACTGGGACTGTCAACTGAGgataacaaaacaaaaataaactgCATTGATTTTTGTACTGGAACTTACAATCTATTGCGACTGACAAGAAGCGAATAATAGTGTAATACGAATAATAGTAAAGCCAATATTCAAACAATTCTGCAACTGAACCGGATAATCGCagttaatacaattaaaaCCATCTCCAAATCAGGTAATATTTGAAGATCTGaaaaaagcattaaaaaaaCTATGAGAAGTTACTGACAGAATTTAACGAAGTTTGTAGAAAGTCAGATAGGGTACAATTGGTAAAAAATCCTGATGCTTGCAAGTGGAGAGAAAGAGAATATAATTTTGAGTAGTTGAAAGCCTTGTTAGATCCGCCTGTCAGGATTAGTAGCAACACCAAGCAACTCCATGATAGGATTAGCATATTCAGGTCTGTAAAGAGTAAGGGAATTCATGGACTGGAACACAAGGTTCATTCGCTGTTGCATGATGGTGATGAAGGGGAAAGCAAGAAGATAAGTTTCTTGGAAGGGTTTGATATATCTGATGGCGTTGGATATGCGACTGTAGAATCTTTAAAGACTCGAGCAATCAATCATGGGAAATGCCTGTTTCACATAGCTATTAATCTGAtgctcatattcataaattcaaAGACTGATGGAATGATGGCTAAATCTCAAGGTTAAAATTTTATGGTAGTTAAGAGGTTTCTCAATTTACTTCACACAGCATATATAATAATCAGCCACAAGAAGGAGAATGGATCCAAGAAACAAAAGGCTACAACGATGTCATACGAAGAGGAAGCTGATAAACCCATTCTTTAATTGCTGAAAGAAATCTTTCATTTGAGCTTTTTCTGGATGGATGGAGGATTGCCCGATTTGCATTTACCTTTTACTGGCAGCTGATATGGAAAAATGTGAGGAAGCATTGAAGAGGTTAGAATCAGAGGTGAAGGATATGGAATTGTCTGCATTCATTGATCATCCAAATATGAAGGAAAgtgatgaaaataaaataaaaaaacaatggATTCGCATATAAATGAACTGTTGAGGAATCAGAACCAAATCTGGATCAGCATAACAAGTGGTTACAAATATGCTTCTCAGTATTAGTTTGATGTTTCGATTGCTTTGTTCTGTGCATATACAGAAGATGtgaagaatttgaaagtaaaATAGACATTGCCAACCTTGGTCTCAAGAGTATGCAGTAGTAGGAACTAAATCTGTTacttttgatatttgatatCATTCAGATGTCAGTGATATTTGAATGGCTTCTTTAAGGAAATCAAGCAAGTGTTAGTTCtgtatttgttactttagAGAGAGCCATATTGCTTGCTTTGTTACAATTCTGCCTGTGACTGCCAGTTATTAGCAAACTAGTTGTGCTTTAAATCAGGGACAGCAAATAAAACGGTCGTTCCACTAGTGGCTTCATAAACAGTGCTCAAACCTTCGTACAAGAATCAAAACAGCCATTAAAGTTCTGAATATGACTATATTCATTATAGTCAAATCAAAGGGAACAGATACATACATTCAGCTAAGGGTTATAACTGCTGCTGATTGAAATGCAGAGATAAACATACATATAATGCCAAattagatataaattaataatctattgtttttcttaaattttataattatttagttttaacaaaaaattataaaaaaagaagacttgaaagaaaaataaataaaaaaattgataagaaatattttaattttataaaatatattgacttactaaaattaaatttatttaaagattctaactatttcattatattaaatttagttttaatcaaatctataaatttaattatatatatatatatataattttagataaacTCAAATGTATAACTCTCATATTAAATCCTACCCTTGTCAAAATGAGCTAGAAGAGACAGATGTGACCTTTCCATTGCTACGTTGGTTCTTTAGctagaaacaaacccaaaaaaaagaaaaatcattccATATGTGTAACCCGCAGGTGACCGATCACTTTCCCTCGCCCAAAATAACCGACCTATAACAGTAATAAAAGCAGAATGGCTACTCCcataaacaaaaacaaaacttggcgccctctctttctctctctcccaAAATCAAGAAAAGCTCTCAAATTTCTTCCCCAATAGCTTctccttcttttgtttgtttcttgatTTAATTTCAGTTGTTTCTCTGTGCTTTTGATCCTACAGTTTAATCATCAATGGATAAGAAGGAAGATAAAGGTAAAGACAATCTTGAAGATCCGGAGCCCAAGTCCCCTGCTTCTGATGAAAACATCTCTCAAGATAATGATACATTGCAGAAGCAACAGAAGAGTAAAACTGATGCGTTACCGTTGAATGATGCAAGTTCTGAAGCTCTGTTGAAAACGACTCATGAAgatcaaaaggaaaatattaaaaatcctgAGGAGGCACTCAATGATTGTAATGATTGGGACTGTGATTGCAAGTGGAAGTGAAGAACAAGAGAATTTTGAGAAGTTGAAAGCCTTGTTGGATGCACCTGGGAATTGCAGCATCAAGCAACTCCATGACAAGATTAACAGATTCAACTCTGAAGAGAGTATGGCAATTCAAGGACTGGAATCCAAGATTCAAGCGCTGTTGCATGAGGGTGATCAAGATTATAAAGATTTCAAGAACGCTGATCAAGGGTGCAAGAGTTTGATGAAACTGATGATGTTGGCTATGAGACTCTGAAATCTTTAAAGATTCGAGCTGTCGATCATGGGAAAAATCTCTGTCATGTGATTATTGTTCTGATGTTCTTGAAATCGAGGACTGATAGCCTGATGCCTAAATTTCAAGTTCTTGAAGATTCACTCAAATGGATGTTCCAAGGTGAAAATACTGTGGTAGTTAAGAGGATCCTTTATTTACTTCCCAAAGCATATCCAATGGTGAGCCCCAAGGAAGTGGATGAATCCAAGAAACAGAAGGCAGTATTGATGCTAGGGGAAGAGGAAGCAGAAAGACTATTTGGAGGTACTGTTGACCAAGAACTTGAACATGATATCAGTGATAAACCCATTCTTGAATTGCTGAAAGAGATCCTTCATCTGGAGCTGTCCTGGACAGGTGATTCGAAGATGTCATCAATGGAGGATGCAATTCCAAAACTGGTAGTTGATATGGAAAAATTTGAGGAAGCAATGGATTCATGTATAAAATAAACTGTGGAATCGAATAAAGGAATCAGAGAAGGAACAGAACTGATGAATCAGAAGCAGAActggattaaaaatatacatgtctGACTACTTCTCCCATAGTCATTTTACATGCCTTGCTCTCTGCATATACAGAcgtaatttcttttagaacGGAATTTcatgctttcttttttttagctttttcatCAATGTCAATGATACTTCTTTAAGGAAATCCAGCAAGTGACAGATTTGTGCATACTGCTTTTGTTTTGTGATAATTATTCCTCAATAactcaatttcttttgttttatgaaTCTCCCATTCAGGAAGTCCTAAAATTTTAGTAACTAGAAACACCAGCATGCAGCAGCATTACCATACGTTCCAAGCTTTTCTTGTAAAATTTATGGGCATTGCACACATCAGGCAGGCTCTTACTATTGTGCTCTAAATTTGAAAACATCCAGAGCTCCAATTGGGACTGTCAAGTGAGGAAAACAactaacaaaacaaaaacGCATTGATTCTTGTTTTGGAATTTATAATCTATTGCTACTGACAAGGACCGAACACAAATGGAACCCAAGATATTAGATCACATCTAAAATTGATGTAAATTGCCAATATTCTAAACAATTCTGCAACTGAAGTTGATACAATTAAAACCATCTTCGTCTAACAAACTCACATCTAAACTTCTCTAGAGCAAAAATTACTAGCAGCATGGACCAACTCTGCCAATCCATATATAACATTGTTTAATCGTGTATGTATTGTTGTTCACCGCTTCTTAGAAACACCAACTGTCTTTCCACGCCGACCAGTGGTCTTGGTGTGCTGTCCCCTGACCCGAAGACCCCAGTAGTGCCTCAGACCACGATGGTTCCTGCATAACATAGTACACATCAGCTGGCACTATCACGTTTCACTAAATGTAAGTGATAACTGGAATCACAACCATCTGGCTGATTGTAATATATGTGTCAGTCACCTTTCACCTTAAGAcagaagaaaacaaccccaaccgaaatttagaaaaaggaaaatattggAAATCCTGGTCTTCCCAATTCCACTTAGAAAAGGTCATCTAAAAATGGATATCAGAGACAGAGAAATACCAATGGTGCAATAAACAGAGTAAGACTGTTATGAGCAAAAAGTTAGATCGGCATCATTGTTGCATAAAAGTTGATTTCTGATTCCAACATCAAGCAATTAGAAGGAAACATGTGCAATAATCCCAACAAGAAATTACCTGATCTTCTTCAATCGCTCCAAATCATCTCTCAACTTCATGTCAAGTGCATTAGACACAACTTGAGAATATTTGCCATCCTTGTAATCTTTCTGCCGATTCAAAAACCAGTCTGGGATCTTAAATTGACGAGGATTTGCAACAATGACCATGAGATTATCCAGCTCAGCAGCAGTCAATTCACCAGCCCTAAAAGCACCCGGCAAATCAAATTACATTCCAACctaacaaaatttataatcaaattacATTCTAACCTAACAAAATTTATACTTCCACAAAAACAAGAGGAAGGTAACAAACTCAATTAAAGGAGAAGTGTCAAAGACCAATAACAAAATGCCTATATTTGCCAAGTAGACTCCGGAACTCAAATTATCTTAACTTTACTGGTGATCCAACAACAAAGACCTACGTTTTCAAATCAGAACTTCACTATAAGATACTTAAAATCAATCATAaacaaatcatacttaatTTTAATGGTGGACAATCAGAGTGCGAGTAAATCATTTTATCTCATAAAACAAGACATCCAATggtaaaaaaatctaaaacttCCCAATGTAAACAAAATCAATCATATCTGATTCACTTTATATTTAGGCAATCTACTAGCAAAATAAGAAGAGTCTCAAAAAGTAGAAAAACAGAGAGCAAAAACTACAAACCTCTTGTTCATGTCAACATCAGCCTTCTTGCAAACAATGTTAGCGAATCGCCTGCCAATACCTTTGATAGATGTCAAAGCAAACATAATCTTTTGCTTCCCATCAACATTAGTATTCAGCACACGCAGAATGTGCTGAAAATCCTCGTTTGCCACCAGAGACTacacacacaaaaaaaaagttaaaaacttTATATTCACTTCTATAAAATTTAGGGGAAAAAAACCCATAACTCTACATATATTTGCATATAAGACACTGATTATTATCACAGATCGCGTTAGACAAACAGGATTAGAACCCTAATAGGCCATCTCAGATCAAGTACAACTAAACCCACAAATTTTAATAAGCATATCAAGAAATAGAAACCCTAATTACCATTTTGGATCAAAGCGACTTATCGAGGGAGAGGGAGGAGAGGAGAGGAGAAGCAGCTCCTAATTGCTAGCAAAGAGGAGACGAAAAGAAGGAAGTAGAGTTTTAAAGGTCTCATATCACTATGTagggttttatttatttagaaagaCTTTTTTACCTTTACAATCCTCATTATACCTGACATGTCCTACCTGAATCAATACCTTATTGTAGAGGTCAGGCTGGGCCGCAGGCAGCCCAACTACATGTACCATATATACTTTTGATCAAGcccaatttaattttaaaaaaatcagaaatttctattttttctattaaacttacaatattttttttttattcttgctgtgttaaaatataaaaaatatattttttataattttaaattaaatttttatttttatttttctttggttatttttagataaagaaataacaaaaaataaacagaaaaataactacaatataaattttgaaaaaaatagaaaacagtatttttaaaagaaattcacacaataaaaatgataatctttattaattttaaatatttttaaaaggttttcatttaaaaaatatgcgTATTATTAGATACCATTACTTCTTTTtcgcaaaagaaaaaaaagaagaaatttacTAGCCATAGGCCTTTTATCTTCATAATTCGACTTCCTCAGTAATTATCTGTATAATATTGAGGTTacaattttacttttattttaattctaagaaTTACTTTTGAAAAACCCTATAAAttggtttttctttctcaaaaataGATTCGAGAAAGGcacttataaaaattaaataaaaaagataaaaaatacaaaaatatccttcaacttattagaaaaatccaattaagtttccattcttttctttggctCAATTAAAtgcattaacttttataaaaggtCCAATTAAGTTTTCATTCTATTTTTTGgcttaattaaattcattaatttttattaaaagtttaattaactaataatactAGCAgcatttttcaaaatattgttAAGTGTAAGGGTCTCATTATTTTAAGAAAGTGAATAATAACCATTCTGAATATTTTATAGTCACGCTTATATCAGGTGACAGAAAAAGccacttcttcttttttatttttatacaattaatatctataaacCCTAATCTATAAAGAAGAGTAGTGATTTCAAACATACTTTTAGAAGTAAAAACATTTCATGTAGAACTGATtggattaatttaaaaaggaaaaaagaagagagagagatctTTAATCTAAATCCAGCTAAATGATTCCCTTGTCTAAACCCAGTTAAATAAGTGGAAACTTGGATATGCCAATCGAGTGTAAGAGGCCCCTGAATTCAGGACCCGAAAGAGGATCCTGAAACACTGTAGATCCATCATATGAATGAAACCATTACCAGCCCAGcagcgaagaaagaaaatgaaaacgaTTCTACTACTTGACACGTACTAAAAGCCATAGTAAGTGTGGCCTCTCAAGTAAAGGATCACAAAGATTGAGTTGACTTCTGCAGGAGCTGAAGCAGGCAGAAACATGTCCAGTAGCATCAACTTAAATTAGTCTCTAAAAATGTTTAAAGGCAAGTTACTACAGAATCTTTCccagtttttaattattcgtTGTTCTGCAAGGAATTGTGATAAATGATCTGCTCTGCTGCTTGAAATCCATCTCATTCTCAAGACAGGTACGTTCGATATTAATGATTAGCAAGGAAATAAGTGAAACTGAAATATCAAAATGAATAATCACATTTTGATATGTGGTAACTGAGGTAGAACCTCTCCAAGTTGATGCTGTCTGCCATGCCTATCTATATAAAGAAATCGAAATTACATCTGATAACCTACGCAATGATATCAGTTCCGAGCCTGTACATACACATCTGGCTTAGCTGgataaattaaaacatatcattaaatttaatcaTGGCCCTGTTGACTGTTTCACTATATACACTATTATCCTTGAGCCTTAAATCCTAGAAGAGTAAAGTAGAAGTTGCTTCTCTGACCACATGTTCTTAGATCCAATTAatacggttgttttctatgtGTAGGGTCTCACTCAggcaaaacaaaagaaaaaaaatacaaacagTACTGAAACTGAAATGGTTACCAAAAGCTATCTGATGTCAAATGGATATAGTACAACCTAATTCCTTGGCAGCAGTATCAAGAAACTGAATAGGCATCCCTGTTGCAAGTCGGCTATGTGCTTCCCAAGTTAAGCACTTCTCTATATCAGTTTGCCAATCAGTGACATCTATGTTAAAGTACTGATATGATGGACCACGAATGCCATTTATATCCACTCGATTAGAAGTACGTTTAATTGAACCAGTGTACAAAATACCACGAAGAACTGATGTGCTCACAGCGCGGACATGAGCACTTGGATGAGAAAGGCATCGGATAGTAGCTGGTAGACGACACTGCATGATAAGCCAAAAGAAACCAAATTAGCATGTTTTGAGGTTTCCTTATCATCTAGCATCAGACATTCTACTATATTTTATCTGTTCTTGAGTAACTTTATTTCTACCAGAAAACCACAAAACCTAAAACTTCAAACCCCAGAATGATTGTTCTAATTCAATACCCCCTTCTCACAAAAGTGCACAAAGCTTGACGCGTGCATGATACGTGCAAACTTTCCTAGCGATGAGACTTTATGAATAGCATGGGGGTGCCACAAAGTTTGTGACCAAGTGCCTGAGAATAAATTTCGTATCTCTAATAGTATTAGTGTTTTGGTGTGCATGTATATGTCTCTATCTTTGGACTATATGAAGCTATTTAAGCCAAGGAGGCAAATTTTTCACCTTTAACAGGTTTGAAAGACCATCCGCAACCGCGAATCCAGATTCTCCCCATTCTAACACAGGCTGAACTGCTCTAGCTGTTGCTTCTAGTAACTGCCACAAGTTGAAGACTTAAGCATCAACAAATAGATAAACATACTGAACATTGACTACACCTTGCAATATCAAAATCCTGCAATCAATCTGATTCTCATGTTTAAGCTTTTGCAACAGTAGAAGGTGATGATTCcaataaatattcatattgaAAACAGTTGGTCACCAGACTGCATATTTGAACTAAACATAATTTTCCTTTATGGTAAACTACCTCCAGCTGTGGTAAAGTGCAAGCTTCTCCATCAACAAGCATCCCATCTGTGGCACGTAGAAGTAGGTCTGATGCGCTTGCCAAAATTACTAACGACTCTGGTGTGTCATGATTTCTCATCAGTTCCACAATCAATCTGACAATTCGCTGGTTGATTCTCCACATCTTCTGACCCTGATCATCATCTTTGGCAATCCAAGGTTGCAATTCCTTCTCCGCCTGACATGCGCACAAGGCAATAAAAGTGACTATGCAAAATAAGTGAActgaagaaaggaaaaagcaagATTGCTGACTTTGACACCCACTAGCCTACatctttaaaatatgaaaattaatattcaacTGGCCCTCATTTTAGGTACTTGTCGGTTTTCTTGGTTTGTATGTCCAATCACCAGGATCAGCTGTTTCTGATTTCCATTTCCTATTACCTTTCATGACAATTGGTGGTGTTCTAgcaagtgaaaaaaaaaacctaaagAATTCCATGTTTTGACAAGATTTACAAGTTGAGCAAAATTTGGACCTGAAGGACAACTGCTGCAGCTGCTTTTGTGGGCGTTGCTGATACAACATTGCACAGAGCGTCAACAACCTAAAAGCATCAAAATAAGAtgtcaaagaaaatatttccatcaaagaagaaaataaaaaaattgaatcatGGAAAGGGTAGCCTCTCATGCATCTCAGTCATACTACCAGGACTTTAAGTTTGCTTCCTTTCAATAGGGTACATGttataaatttctttgaaaagataaGTAAGAGCTTTGAAATGATGATAGTGGAAATGATTGTCACGGAAACTAAAACAGAATTTAAgagagtaaaagtaaaaagtacATTTAGAGGCGTAGAAGTAAGAAGATTTCAAGAATGCCAGTTTAACATAAAGTAGAGCCTGCTCAGAAGACTGATTAGCTGGGGTCAGAACTTTAAATGACCCCAAgctcattattttatttggttggAGGTGATATTGATAGTTCTTAACTAGCTGCTTAGTCATCAGCTTTTAGTCAAGCTTAAAATCAGCAAACTCTTTAACGGACAGGGAAGTTTGGCTCTTAAGTATGTCATGCCTCAGTCCATAGCTTCAGCAGCTAGAGGAAAGCTCCCCCTGTTCACCTCCTTAAGGTTAATTAACCGAAGTACTTCACTAATCTATCTGACAGATAACTATGCATTCAGCCTTCTATTTCCTTGTCCTACTTCATGCTTGtaatctttttcattttccctTGTTTCTATCAGGAATCTAAAATGCTTGTAAACTAAGATGCTTATTAACATtgctttatttcttcttttcatcaGGTATTCAACTAGAGATTTCTTACCAGATAACATTAAATAATTGGCGACTAAATGGACTTAGGAGTTGAGAGAGGATCTCAGTTCAGAGAttacttttgatttttaagactAAAGGAAACACAATTATCTAGAAAATTATGATCAATTACAACTCACACCTTAAAACTTAGAAGATGAAACACTATAATTGAAACCTTGAACAACATAAGCATGTTAAACCTGACTTTAATAGAACTTTCTTTATTCGAATTCTCACTAATTTGACCGTGAAATCTAGTAAACGAAGTCATTTATGAGAATACTCATTCAATCAAACATTTTAGATTTTGTTCTGCATACAACTAAAATGACTCCatctaaaatttgaaaattccTCATGAAGGTTTATTAATAATACCTACTTTATGCAGTTTAAATATCAGATGAAAGCTTATTGCAAAGGTTATAAAAAATCTAAGCCATTTTGCCTGTTGAAAAGAAAGGTTGATAGAAATtgcaaaaatagaatttgctCTGAATTGCATTGAAATTCTTACACTGTATGGCATTTGATTACGTCATATGTTAAAGTCCTCATTGCAATTAAGTACTTACTAAAgtgcttttttatttctaattattcataaatcaaaaaaaaaaaatactgcATTTTGTACAACATCAAAATTACCTGTCTCCATCCTTGCTGGGCAGAAGTGCTTTCTGCACTAGGTTGAGTTTCAGGTGCAGAAATCAATTTGTGCCATAGCAGTGAGACAACAGAGAAACACAACTCTTGTTTCTTCGCAAGCACTGATCTTAAAAAAACTTGAGCACTGCAATTGAAACCAATGTGCCGGTCCATTGTCAAAAAATTGGCCAAATCTGAAGCATCTAATGGGAAACCTGCAATACTGTTGCCCAATGTACTTCCTGAACCTTCTCCAGATTGTAATCTCTCAGTTCCAATCTTACTATCTGAATGAGCTGATTCTTCACGCTGTGAAGCAGATGACTGCCCTGAATCAAAGCAGCTAGCGCTTGAACTtctgtttctcttttttccaTCAAAATGCACAAGGGAATCTCTCCAAACTGGCACATGCAAGTATGCCTCTAACGGCTCAGCCTTGGTAACTATTGATGCAACAGCTTTGCTGTGAATATCAATGAGGTTGTATAATGATGAAGCTCTGGTGTAAATTTCATTATCCCACTTGCACCGCATCAAAACAGACAGAGCATGCATGCATGCCTTTGATCGTCGGAATAGTTCAGAAACATGAGCAGCAACCATAGCAGCAGCTACTATCTCATTTGAACTGTAACTCCAGGAGGTACCAACAGTAGACGGTTTCAAAGAGAAAAGTGCCTCCAGTATTGCTAAGATTCTATGAGTGTGATGAACTGCAGAATCAATACTATTTTGGAACTCCCTGATAGATCCGTTCATTTTCATAGACTTGGCCAGAGTATCTAAATCATTGGAACTTGAATGATTATTGCCACTTGAAACAAAAGGGAACAATTGAAGCTCACAGGCAAGAGCACATACAGCAGCAAGAACATAAGAATCAAATGCTGCAACAGGACCTtgtttttttatctttctagGTTTCATTTTGCTATGTGCTTCAGATGTCAGTTGCCAGTCCTCATTGCCATCATCGGGTTGAAAATTTTCCTCACCTCTTGGTCTCTTGGTCCCATTGGATTGAGCTTCATGACTAACACACACGGTTAAAACAACAAATAGTAGGCGTGAAGCAAGCTCTACAGAAGCACATGATTTTAGAAAGAGTGAATGGACCATTGTACGAAGTTCTGCCACAGCAAGGTTTTTGGAGGCACACCCCAAGCCAAAAAGATATTTTGCTTTTCTGGTTTGTTCTCTGGAAGACTCAGGTGGAAATGTTCTCTGAAGTATAGCTTCAACAGTAGCAACAAATATCTTAATCAGACATGCTTCAGATGGACTTCCACGAGGAAGGTATTCCAAGACCTTAAGAAGAGGTATGTACAGGTTCCATGATAATATAGGAGGCTGCAATGGAGCTGCCACAATGATTTCAGGAAGATCAACTGCAGAGGAACCCAAAGGAAGCAGACCATAAGCAGCTTCCCATATGGTGCAAATTCGCCATTCAACCTCAGGACCATGGGCACAAAGCATGGAGGCAATTCCCTGAGCTGTTGCTTCAATAGTTGCTTCAGCTGCTGGCACTTCTATCTGgtcataaatttttgaaatggtAGTTAGCttcaaaaaattaatgcaAAGCTAAAATTCTTGTCTTGGAAACAAGAGGTTTCAGGTTTGAGGTCTTGAAGCAACAATTACATGAAAAAAATACTCGAGAATTAGAAAAGATTATCTCCTTCCCTTGGCAGGATCATAATTGGCCAATGACTAGCTTTTTCAGGTTAGGTTTAGAGGtcagattttttaaaattcaaattaaacaGCACATGGAATGCTATCATCAGCTGGAAGCAGAATGATTCATAGTGACAAGCTTACTGCTGTTACTACTCTAGATTACCTGCTTCCTGTAGCTTGAACTATAAGCACCCAAAGGTTCATGATGGACTTCCATTCCCTCAACTTGCCTTAAAGGAGGAAATAGCAATGCAGGCTGTGAAAGTATGCGAAAAAGTAAAGCTGCAGCAGCATCAGCAGCTATTCCTGCCCTCATGGACATTGCAATTCCAATTGCACGCAAAAAGTGCAAGTGCATCCAGTTCCTGGGAAGCTA is a genomic window of Ricinus communis isolate WT05 ecotype wild-type chromosome 2, ASM1957865v1, whole genome shotgun sequence containing:
- the LOC8283208 gene encoding protein GIGANTEA isoform X2 encodes the protein MASSERWIDGLQFSSLFWPPPQDAQQRKAQITAYVEYFGQFTSEQFPDDIAELIRNRYPSREKRLFDDVLATFVLHHPEHGHAVVLPIISCLIDGTLVYDRSTPPFASFISLVCPSSENEYSEQWALACGEILRVLTHYNRPIYKKEQQKSETEKSGGGEDAVNGGLADGESSHTPPAQQERKPLRPLSPWITDILLTAPLGIRSDYFRWCSGVMGKYAGGELKPPTTASSHGSGKHPQLMPSTPRWAVANGAGVILSVCDDEVARYETATLTAAAVPALLLPPPTTALDEHLVAGLPALEPYARLFHRYYAFATPSATQRLLLGLLEAPPSWAPDALDAAVQLVELLRAAEDYASGIRLPRNWMHLHFLRAIGIAMSMRAGIAADAAAALLFRILSQPALLFPPLRQVEGMEVHHEPLGAYSSSYRKQIEVPAAEATIEATAQGIASMLCAHGPEVEWRICTIWEAAYGLLPLGSSAVDLPEIIVAAPLQPPILSWNLYIPLLKVLEYLPRGSPSEACLIKIFVATVEAILQRTFPPESSREQTRKAKYLFGLGCASKNLAVAELRTMVHSLFLKSCASVELASRLLFVVLTVCVSHEAQSNGTKRPRGEENFQPDDGNEDWQLTSEAHSKMKPRKIKKQGPVAAFDSYVLAAVCALACELQLFPFVSSGNNHSSSNDLDTLAKSMKMNGSIREFQNSIDSAVHHTHRILAILEALFSLKPSTVGTSWSYSSNEIVAAAMVAAHVSELFRRSKACMHALSVLMRCKWDNEIYTRASSLYNLIDIHSKAVASIVTKAEPLEAYLHVPVWRDSLVHFDGKKRNRSSSASCFDSGQSSASQREESAHSDSKIGTERLQSGEGSGSTLGNSIAGFPLDASDLANFLTMDRHIGFNCSAQVFLRSVLAKKQELCFSVVSLLWHKLISAPETQPSAESTSAQQGWRQVVDALCNVVSATPTKAAAAVVLQVQILLNL
- the LOC8283207 gene encoding 40S ribosomal protein S18 is translated as MSLVANEDFQHILRVLNTNVDGKQKIMFALTSIKGIGRRFANIVCKKADVDMNKRAGELTAAELDNLMVIVANPRQFKIPDWFLNRQKDYKDGKYSQVVSNALDMKLRDDLERLKKIRNHRGLRHYWGLRVRGQHTKTTGRRGKTVGVSKKR
- the LOC8283208 gene encoding protein GIGANTEA isoform X1, giving the protein MASSERWIDGLQFSSLFWPPPQDAQQRKAQITAYVEYFGQFTSEQFPDDIAELIRNRYPSREKRLFDDVLATFVLHHPEHGHAVVLPIISCLIDGTLVYDRSTPPFASFISLVCPSSENEYSEQWALACGEILRVLTHYNRPIYKKEQQKSETEKSGGGEDAVNGGLADGESSHTPPAQQERKPLRPLSPWITDILLTAPLGIRSDYFRWCSGVMGKYAGGELKPPTTASSHGSGKHPQLMPSTPRWAVANGAGVILSVCDDEVARYETATLTAAAVPALLLPPPTTALDEHLVAGLPALEPYARLFHRYYAFATPSATQRLLLGLLEAPPSWAPDALDAAVQLVELLRAAEDYASGIRLPRNWMHLHFLRAIGIAMSMRAGIAADAAAALLFRILSQPALLFPPLRQVEGMEVHHEPLGAYSSSYRKQIEVPAAEATIEATAQGIASMLCAHGPEVEWRICTIWEAAYGLLPLGSSAVDLPEIIVAAPLQPPILSWNLYIPLLKVLEYLPRGSPSEACLIKIFVATVEAILQRTFPPESSREQTRKAKYLFGLGCASKNLAVAELRTMVHSLFLKSCASVELASRLLFVVLTVCVSHEAQSNGTKRPRGEENFQPDDGNEDWQLTSEAHSKMKPRKIKKQGPVAAFDSYVLAAVCALACELQLFPFVSSGNNHSSSNDLDTLAKSMKMNGSIREFQNSIDSAVHHTHRILAILEALFSLKPSTVGTSWSYSSNEIVAAAMVAAHVSELFRRSKACMHALSVLMRCKWDNEIYTRASSLYNLIDIHSKAVASIVTKAEPLEAYLHVPVWRDSLVHFDGKKRNRSSSASCFDSGQSSASQREESAHSDSKIGTERLQSGEGSGSTLGNSIAGFPLDASDLANFLTMDRHIGFNCSAQVFLRSVLAKKQELCFSVVSLLWHKLISAPETQPSAESTSAQQGWRQVVDALCNVVSATPTKAAAAVVLQAEKELQPWIAKDDDQGQKMWRINQRIVRLIVELMRNHDTPESLVILASASDLLLRATDGMLVDGEACTLPQLELLEATARAVQPVLEWGESGFAVADGLSNLLKCRLPATIRCLSHPSAHVRAVSTSVLRGILYTGSIKRTSNRVDINGIRGPSYQYFNIDVTDWQTDIEKCLTWEAHSRLATGMPIQFLDTAAKELGCTISI